A genomic window from Chrysoperla carnea chromosome 3, inChrCarn1.1, whole genome shotgun sequence includes:
- the LOC123294756 gene encoding BET1 homolog produces MRRAHGAYYQPLNQNPSNVVEDENDRMTEELKDKIGMLKSLSIDIGNEVKYQDKMLRDIDDDMERTGGLLGNTMAKVLRLSRGSHNYFILYIFLFSLFVFFVLYLVIKFR; encoded by the coding sequence ATGAGACGAGCACACGGTGCTTATTATCAACCACTAAATCAAAATCCAAGTAATGTGGTGGAAGATGAAAATGATCGAATGACCGAAGAATTAAAAGACAAAATAGGAATGTTAAAATCATTGTCAATAGACATTGGCAATGAGGTTAAATATCAAGATAAAATGCTACGCGATATTGACGATGACATGGAACGAACTGGTGGATTATTGGGTAACACTATGGCAAAAGTTTTACGATTATCTAGGGGCTCACAtaattactttatattatatatatttttattttcattgtttgtattttttgtattatatttagtGATTAAATTTCGGTGA